The Triticum dicoccoides isolate Atlit2015 ecotype Zavitan chromosome 6A, WEW_v2.0, whole genome shotgun sequence genome has a window encoding:
- the LOC119316056 gene encoding peptidyl-prolyl cis-trans isomerase FKBP17-1, chloroplastic-like, with the protein MVIPSVSAVAGAVPPPPAKTKPVTLATAPPLTATRRHLLLASAASALPTAAASAAASRFTEIPSSGGVKALELREGSGEVPVDGDQVAIHYYGRLAAKQGWRFDSTYDHKDATGDPIPFVFTIGSGKVIPGIEAAVKSMRVGGLRRVVIPPTQGYQNTSQEPIPPNFFDRQRLFTTIFNPTRLANGEGSTLGTVIFDIELISIRQHT; encoded by the exons ATGGTCATCCCTTCCGTCTCCGCGGTGGCCGGCGCCGTGCCGCCGCCTCCCGCGAAAACAAAACCCGTGACCCTAGCTACAGCACCACCTCTGACGGCCACTAGAAGGCACCTCCTCCTGGCCTCCGCCGCATCCGCACTCCccacggccgccgcctccgccgcggcctctcGATTCACCGAGATCCCTAGCTCCGGCGGCGTGAAGGCCCTAGAGCTGCGGGAGGGTTCCGGCGAGGTCCCAGTCGACGGAGACCAG GTTGCAATCCACTACTATGGAAGGCTGGCTGCGAAGCAAGGCTGGCGCTTCGACTCAACCTATGATCACAAGGACGCGACCGGTGATCCGATACCTTTTGTCTTTACCATCGGGTCTGGAAAG GTTATACCTGGTATTGAAGCAGCAGTGAAGTCCATGAGAGTCGGTGGTCTTCGCCGTGTTGTCATTCCGCCAACACAGGGATACCAAAACACATCACAGGAACCAATTCCTCCTAAT TTCTTTGATCGGCAGAGATTATTTACTACTATATTCAATCCGACGCGCCTCGCAAATGGCGAGGGTTCAACCCTTGGAACTGTCATCTTCGACATCGAGCTAATCAGCATAAGGCAGCACACATAA